GTCAACCGTGGCTTTTAACACAAAATCTGACTTAAGCGCTAAATAGGAGTCTGTATTGCTCACAATGGCAATTAGCGTATTGCCCATGTTGTGGATGAGGGGGATGAGTACCTTAATTTCTGGCGTATTCCCACTTTTAGAGAGGCAAATAATTACGTCGTCGTGCTGAATAATACCTAGGTCTCCGTGGATGGCGTCGGCAGCATGCATGAAAATTGCAGGTGTTCCTGTTGAGTTCAGAGTAGCCACAATTTTGTTCGCAATAATTGCACTTTTTCCGATTCCTGTAACAATCACCCTCCCTTTGCTGTTAAAGATGCGATAAACTACCTTCTCGAAGTTTTCGTCAATCATGCCGGCCAACTTTTCGATGGCCTGTGCTTCGGTAAGGATAGTTTTTACAGCTAAGTCCCTGATGTTTACTTCTTGTTCTGTTGTCATAAACAATGATTTGTCAATTAATTTTTGCTTAACAGTCAAACGGGTAGGGCTTACTCGAAAATTTGTGTAAATTTAGTGTAAAGATTTTTAAAACCGACATCTACCCATTAAAGGCGTTCATTCTTTTATTTTTTGGTGATATTCGTCAAGTATTGGAAGGTTCGGCTATGATTAAGCATTCTTTTTTTCTATCTTTGATTGACATTTGTGTTTTTTGTATGTCGTTGATTTACTGATTGTTGTGAAATTTTCTATACTGGAGGAATAAATAATGAACGCTGCAAGTTCTTCGCTTTTCGATTATCTAAAAAAATATTTTGGATTTTCAACCTTTAAGGGTAATCAGGAAGCCATTATTCAAAATGTCCTAGATGGAGAAGATGCGTTTGTGCTGATGCCAACGGGAGGAGGTAAGTCTCTTTGCTATCAGCTGCCAGCTCTTATTCTTGATGGAACTGCAATAGTTATCTCACCCCTGATTGCTCTGATGAAAAACCAGGTGGATGCGCTTCGGGGACTTAGCATGGAAGAGGGAGTCGCACATTTTCTCAACTCCTCGCTGACCAAGGCCGCCATAAACCAGGTGCGAGATGATCTGCTTCATGGTAGAACTAAGTTGCTTTACGTAGCACCTGAATCCCTTACCAAGGAAGAAAATATTGCACTTCTGAAACAAATAAAAATTTCGTTTTACGCCATTGATGAGGCGCATTGTATATCAGAATGGGGTCACGATTTTCGGCCAGAGTATAGGAGAATACGGCCAATTATTGGCGAAATTGGAAAGGCCCCTGTGATTGCCTTAACGGCTACTGCTACACCGAAAGTACAGCATGACATTCAGAAAAATCTTGGTATTCTGGAGGCTAAGGAGTTTAAGTCATCCTTTAATCGGCCTAACCTGTATTACGAGATTCGCCCTAAAATTGGTGCCACCAAGGAGATAATCAAGTTTATAAAAAATAATACCGGAAAATCGGGTATCATTTACTGCTTGAGTCGGAAAAAAGTGGAGGAGATAGCTCAAGCATTGCAGGTTAATGGTATTAAGGCTTTGGCCTATCACGCCGGAATGGATTCAAATACTCGCTCTGCCAACCAGGATAAGTTCCTCATGGAGGAGGTCGATGTAATTGTAGCCACCATTGCTTTCGGAATGGGTATTGATAAGCCAGATGTTCGTTATGTTATACACTACGACATTCCTAAAAGTTTGGAGGGTTACTACCAGGAAACCGGAAGGGCTGGGCGTGATGGTGGAGAGGGGCAATGCATTACTTTTTACAGCTACAAGGATATCCAGAAACTGGAGAAGTTTATGCAAGGAAAACCGGTTGCCGAGCAGGAAATAGGCAAGCAGCTCCTCATGGAAACCGTTGCCTATGCTGAATCGTCAGTTTGCCGTAGAAAAATGTTGTTAAACTATTTTGGTGAGGCTTACGATCAGGAAAACTGTGAGCATTGCGATAACTGTCTGCATCCAAAAGTTAAGTTTGAGGGTCAGGAGTTTATTGTGATGGCATTGGATGTAATTCTTGCCGTTCAGGAGAAGTTTAAGGTCGACCATGTTGCCAATATTTTAATGGGCAACGCAATAACCTCGGTGAAATCGTACAAACACCATCATCTGGAGGTGTTTGGATGTGGTTCAGATCAAAATATTCGTTTCTGGAATGGCGTTCTTCGACAAATTCTTGTTCTTCACCTTATCGATAAGGATATTGAGAACTATGGTACCTTAATGTTGACTGAGAAGGGAAGGGAATACCTAGCAAATCCACATTCAATCCAGCTGTCCCAAGATCATGAGTATGAAGAGGGTGATGATGATGATCAATCGGGACCCTCGGGCGATAAGAGCACTCCTGCCGATGAGGAACTCTTTGCTTTACTCAAGGACTTGCGTCGTAAGCTAAGCAAAAAGTTAAACCTACCACCTTTTGTGCTTTTCCAAGATCCCTCGCTAGAGGACATGTCAGTGCAGTATCCAACCACCATGGAGGAGTTGCACAACATTACCGGTGTTGGCACGGGCAAAGCAAAACGCTATGGCAAGGAGTTTGTCGATCTTATAAAGGCCTACGTTGAAGAGAAGGAGATTATTCGGCCACAAGATCTGGTGGTGAAATCGGTGGTGAACAAGTCGGGTCTCAAGGTATACATCATTCAAAGCATCGATCGGAAACTATCTTTTGTTGATATTTGCGAGGCGAAAAACATTGAGATGGGCGAATTGCTCAACGAAGTGGAGTCAATTGTGAGTTCGGGAACCAAAATCAACATTGATTATTACATCGGTGAGGTTCTCGACGATGAGAAACGGGACGAAATATTTGACTATTTTATGGAAGCCGAGACGGAGTCCATTGCAGATGCATTAAAAGAGTTGGGTGAAGAGGATTTTACCGAGGAGGAGATTCGGTTGGTGCGCATCAAGTTTATTTCCGAAATGGGTAACTAAGTGGCCATGGCATGGAGCTAGATTCTCCCATAATTCGGATATCCCATGTCTATAAATCTTATGGGGCAACTAAAGCTTTAAAGAATTTCTCTTTAAGAGTAAACCAAGGAGAAGTAGTTGGTATTTTAGGCCCCAACGGAAGTGGAAAAACATCAGCTCTTTCTGTAATGCTTGGAGTAACCATACCCGATGATGGAGAGGTTACTTGGTCTCTATCTAACAGGCGTTCGGAGGTGGGAGCCATGCTTTCGCCAGTGCGTTTTTACCAAAATTTGAGTTTAAGGGAGAATCTTTCTATTGTTGCAAAGCTTAAGGACGAAGCTTCATGCAATATCTCATCGGTGCTCGCGCTCGTAAATCTTGAGGATAGAATAAAAAACAAGTTCTCGAGCTTAACACCCGGCTTGCGTCAGCGATTTGGCTTTGCAGCAGCGCTTGTTGGCAATCCCTCAGTTCTGCTCCTTGACGAGCCTACCAATGCACTCGATCCGGAGGCAGCAGTGGAGGTTCGAGAATTGATTCAGAAATTGCATGGTGAAGGGAAAACCATTGTGATGACCAGCAATATACTTGCCGAAATCGAACAACTTTGTTCTCACGTGGCAGTACTTAAACGTGGTAGGCGAGTTGCGTTCGGTACAAAGGAGAATGTTTTCTGGAGTCAGGAGCGATACCTCCTTGCATCATCAAATACATCAGCACTTCTTTCCTTGTTTAGCCAGTGCACCTTGCTAAAGGCCAGTGAATTGATGGGTGAGACATTAGCCGTGACTTTGGCAGACGGAGTTACTACAGAAGATGTTAACCGTTTTGCTTTCGAAAATGGGATAACTCTTTCCAAAATTGAGCTGCAGCACGCCAGCTTTGAGTCTAAGTTTATTAACCTGATGAAGGAGGAGGTGCTGAAATGAGACGCTGGTATAACTTAGTAGGGGTAGAATGGTTGAAAGCTCGTTCGCTATATGGATTTGGCATTACTATAACTGCCCAGCTAGTGGTTTTTCTTGTGTTAATCTTTGTTGGTGCTAACTTGGATGTTCATCTTCAGGGAGTCTCAGTAAGGCCTTTCTTTGAGTTTCCTCATGTGTGGCAAACATTTGCCTGGGCTTTGGGATGGCTCAATTTCTTTACCGCCGTTGGTTTCATTGTGATTATTGGGTCGGAGTTTGGAGAAAAGACATTTCTTTTTCAGCTAGTGAGTGGCCTTACACGGCTTGAATTAGTTGTTGCTAAAATTCTATTGGCGTTTTTTATCTCGATTGCATGGGTCTTAGTTTTCGTAGCATTAGGCGTTACATTCGGGTTATACTTTTCTCCTGGTGATTCACTATCACCTGTCTTGCCAGGGCTGCAAATTTTTTCAGCATTTTTTCTACGTACTTTTTCCCTTTTAATAGTGGCGATGCTCATTGCTTTTATACTGAGGAATACGGCTGTGTCCATCCTGCTGTTTATTGTGCTATTTTCGTTAGCCCCGGTTTTTCACTCGATAATACCGGAAAGCATAAGCTGGATGATGCCATTTCAGGCGATGCAGAACTTGACGCCTACACCCGATTTCTTTGGGCTTGCCGTTCTAAATCACCCAGAGTTGAGCGCGCTTAAAAATTCAATTACTACTGCACTGCCTAGCTGCACAAGTTTGTGGTTGTCATCTATTGCTACTTTAGTTTATTCATGTACTTTTATGATTGCAATGGTTGCCATTGTTAGACGACGAAGTTTTTAGGAGGGTATTGGATTTCTACGAAGTTCTTACATATTTCTAA
This window of the Williamwhitmania sp. genome carries:
- the recQ gene encoding DNA helicase RecQ, coding for MNAASSSLFDYLKKYFGFSTFKGNQEAIIQNVLDGEDAFVLMPTGGGKSLCYQLPALILDGTAIVISPLIALMKNQVDALRGLSMEEGVAHFLNSSLTKAAINQVRDDLLHGRTKLLYVAPESLTKEENIALLKQIKISFYAIDEAHCISEWGHDFRPEYRRIRPIIGEIGKAPVIALTATATPKVQHDIQKNLGILEAKEFKSSFNRPNLYYEIRPKIGATKEIIKFIKNNTGKSGIIYCLSRKKVEEIAQALQVNGIKALAYHAGMDSNTRSANQDKFLMEEVDVIVATIAFGMGIDKPDVRYVIHYDIPKSLEGYYQETGRAGRDGGEGQCITFYSYKDIQKLEKFMQGKPVAEQEIGKQLLMETVAYAESSVCRRKMLLNYFGEAYDQENCEHCDNCLHPKVKFEGQEFIVMALDVILAVQEKFKVDHVANILMGNAITSVKSYKHHHLEVFGCGSDQNIRFWNGVLRQILVLHLIDKDIENYGTLMLTEKGREYLANPHSIQLSQDHEYEEGDDDDQSGPSGDKSTPADEELFALLKDLRRKLSKKLNLPPFVLFQDPSLEDMSVQYPTTMEELHNITGVGTGKAKRYGKEFVDLIKAYVEEKEIIRPQDLVVKSVVNKSGLKVYIIQSIDRKLSFVDICEAKNIEMGELLNEVESIVSSGTKINIDYYIGEVLDDEKRDEIFDYFMEAETESIADALKELGEEDFTEEEIRLVRIKFISEMGN
- a CDS encoding ABC transporter ATP-binding protein, with translation MELDSPIIRISHVYKSYGATKALKNFSLRVNQGEVVGILGPNGSGKTSALSVMLGVTIPDDGEVTWSLSNRRSEVGAMLSPVRFYQNLSLRENLSIVAKLKDEASCNISSVLALVNLEDRIKNKFSSLTPGLRQRFGFAAALVGNPSVLLLDEPTNALDPEAAVEVRELIQKLHGEGKTIVMTSNILAEIEQLCSHVAVLKRGRRVAFGTKENVFWSQERYLLASSNTSALLSLFSQCTLLKASELMGETLAVTLADGVTTEDVNRFAFENGITLSKIELQHASFESKFINLMKEEVLK